Genomic window (Desulforapulum autotrophicum HRM2):
AAATCAGTGGGTAATGCCTTGGTGTGAATCAGAAACTAATATTTCCCTAACAAAGGATTATCCGATTTGACTTGGGGGGGCAGATGAAATACAAAGAGTTTCATTCCGATTAACCTTAAAATTCGATATTGGTCTAATAACCCGTGAATACACACTTTCCGGGTGAAATGTTAGCCATCAGGCGTAAAAAGAGAGATATAAAATTCCATGGAGCAATACTGGGAACGAGTAAAATCAGAGATGAAACATTCTTTGCCGGACCATAGCTATCGAATGTGGATTCAACCCATGGGGTATCAGGCGTCAGGCAGCAATGAAGTGACATTGTCATGTCCCAATTCATTTTCAAAAAAGCGTATCAAGGAGAATTACCTTGCAGGGATTGAGGCACAGTTTACAAAACTGGGCCTGGGCCAGATAAAAATTGACCTGATGGTCGAAACCAAGGGCGTTAAAAAGAAGGCCTCCAAGGCTGCAACCCAGCCTGTAAATGGTGGAGAGTGTGAAACGCCATTATTAAGCTTTCCGCGGCGCCCCAGCCGACCCATGCAGATGGCACTCCCGGGGTTGAACATCAGATCGGACAGCGGCAGGATGCTCAAAAAGGGGTATACCTTTGATCGGTTTGTGGTGGGGGATAATTCCGATTTTGCCTATTCTGCGGCCCTGTCCCTGGCCCAGACCTCGTCGGTGAACAACGGTGCCATCTATCTTTTGTCGGATACAGGGCTTGGCAAGAGCCATCTTTCCCAGGCTGTGGGTCACCATGTGATTTCCCAGGGATTCTCTGACAAGGTCTACTACGTGACGGCCGAGGATTTTACCAATGAAATGGTCTCGTCGATTAAAAATAACACCATCAACGGTTTCAAGGAAAAGTATCGGAGGAAATGCGATGTGCTGATCCTTGAAGATGTGCATTTTCTTTCCGGCAAGGACGCCACCCAGAAGGAGCTTGCCATGACCCTGGATTATCTCATGGATGCTGAGAAAAAGATCATCTTCAGCGGTTGCTATCTTCCCGACGACATTCCAAAGATGAACGAACAGCTTAAATCAAGGCTCACCCTTGGCATGGTCACAAAGATTGACCCCCCAAATTTCAAGACCCGGGTGAAGATCCTTAAGAACAAATCAAAATATGACGGGTTTGTCATTCCCAACGATGTTACCGAGTACCTTGCCCAGGAGCTTTGTGACAATGTCCGCCAGCTTGAGAGCGGCCTCATGGGGGTGGCCAGAAAAAGCGCCCTCCTGGGTGAAAAGATTGATATCAACCTTGCCAGGGGCGTACTGTCAACCATCTCCAGGAACAAAAAGAACATCACCGTTGATGTGATCAAAAAACTGGTGTGCAGCGAGTTCAGCCTTTCCGAAAAAGAGCTGGTCTCCACCTCAAGGAAACAAACTGTGGTCAAACCCCGGCAGATGGCCATCTTCCTTGCCAGAAAATATACAGACCAGCCCTTGAAGACCATTGGCAGAAGTTTTAACCGCTACCATGCCACGGCCATTTACTCGATAAATGCCGTGGAAAAGAAGCTCAAGCAGCAGGGTGGGTTTACCGAGCAGATGAATTATCTGTGTCGAAAGATTGAATCTGGAAAAGCCCTATGACAGACCTTGACTCCCTGTATAAAGCCATTGAAAAGGTAACAGGAAAGCAAAGGATTACCCGGGAGCCTGAAGAGCTTGTCTGTCATTCGTTTGATGCAACGGGGCGATCAGTTGTCCCGGATATCGTCGTTTTTCCCGCAGCTACCCTGGAGGTGTCAAAGATACTTGAGATCGCCAGCAGCTATAAGGTATGCGTAACTCCACGGGGAAGCGGCTCTGGCATGACCGGAGGCACCCTGCCCATGGGCGGCGGTATCGTCATGGCCATGGGCAGGATGAACCGTATTCTTGAAATTGATACTGAAAATCTCATTGCCAGGGTGGAGCCGGGGGTTGTCACCGGTGATCTGCACCGGGCCGTTGAACAGCGGGGATTGTTCTATCCGCCGGATCCTGCAAGCGCTTCGTTTTGCACCATTGGTGGAAATATCGGCGAATGCGCCGGTGGTCCCAAGGCCGTTAAGTATGGTGTGACCCGGGATTATGTCCTGGGGCTTGAGGCCGTTCTGCCGTCGGGCCGGATTATCCACACCGGTGTTAAAACGGCCAAGGGGGTGGCAGGTTATGACCTCACCCGCCTCATCGTGGGCTCTGAAGGCACCCTTGCCGTTGTCACGGCCGTTACCCTGCGGCTTATTCCCCTTCCCGAGGCGGTTAAAACCATGGCCGTTGTATTTGACAGCATCAAAAAGGCCGCTGAAACCGTGTCGGGCATTATCCGGGAATCTGTGGTGCCAAGGTGTGTGGAATTTTTAGACCGGGCATCCATCGACTGTGTTAGAAAGGATGTCAAGCTTGACCTTCCCGGTACCGTTGAGGCGATTCTCATCATTGAGGTGGACGGCTCCCGGGAAACCGTTGAGGTTGATGCCCGGAAGGTCGAAGCCTATTGCCACAAACAGGGGGCGTCCGCCGTTGTTGTGGCCGGGACCCCTGAAGAGGCGGCTGAGCTCTGGAAGGCCAGGAAGGCGCTGTCTCCTGCCATGTTTAAAATAGCGCCCAACAAGATCAATGAAGATATTGTTGTTCCCATCAACCGGATTCCCGATATGGTGGCAAAAATTGAGTCCATCAAAAAGAGCTCAGGCCTTACCGTTGTCAGCTTTGGTCATGCCGGAGACGGGAATATCCACTGCAACATCATGTATGACAAAAGGGACAAGGATCAGCTCAAAAGGGCTGAGGCAGCTGTGGACGCGCTTTTTGACGCAACCCTTAGTCTGGGCGGAACCATCACCGGTGAACACGGGGTTGGCATTACAAAGAAACCTTACCTTTTAAAGGAGGTAGGGCCGACGGAAATAGAGATCATGCGGGGAATAAAACAGGTCTTTGATCCCGGGAATCTGTTGAATCCCGGGAAGATTTTCTAGTGCATCCTGGCTGGAAAAAAGTCAAGGGTCAGAATATGATCAAAAATGTCTACCTTTGGGTTCTGGCTCTGTTCAATGGCACATCGGATGGAGCAAGAGCAGTAATTGGTGCATATCTTATCGTCCCGGCTGAACTCCCCGAAACACTCAAGATCGTCCCTTGAGTCGTCAATTGTTGAATCGTCTACCAGAATATCATCCGTATCAATAAATTTCATTTTGTATTCCATCTTCATTGTTTGATGTAAGGTTGGTGGGTAATATAATCAATCCAGGGAAGGTGGTCAACCTGTTTGTTGCCTGATCATGGATTCAAGTCGGCTCACAAGGGGTTTCAAGGTCTCGGGACGTGTAGCCGAGACAAGGGACCCCTGGTTTAAAAGCCAGGGGTTGTCAAAGTCGGCAAGCGCTATTTTGTCCTGTTTGTTGAACACGTACAGGACAGGCGTTTTTTCAAGGCCGAGTTCCTTTAGAATACGTTCAACCGAACCCATCTGTTGCTCGTACCTCGGGTTGCTGATGTCAACCACGTGGAGGAGAATATCGGCATCCTCAAGCTCCTCCAGGGTGGCATGGAATGCTTCCATGAGTTCCTCGGGAAGGTCCTGGATAAACCCCACGGTATCGGTGATGATCACCTCGAGATCCTTTGGAAACCTCAGTCGCCTTGATGAGGGGTCCAGGGTTGCAAACAAACGGTTTTCGGCAATGATCTCGCTCTTGGTCAGGGTGTTAAGAAGGGTTGATTTCCCTGCATTGGTATAGCCGACAATGGAGATCACGGGAATGCCCCTGCGGTTTCTCTGGGAGCGCTGCTGGGAGCGCTGCTTTCTGATTTTCGAGATATCCTTGGACAGTCGAGTGATTCTATCCCTTACTCTCCTGCGATTGATCTCAAGCTTGGTTTCCCCTGGTCCCCTGCCGCCGATACCGCCGGTGAGTCTTGACATGGCTGTGTTCTTGGTGGCAAGTCTGGGCAGGAGGTACTTCATCTGGGCAAGCTCCACCTGGAGTTTGCCCTCCCGGCTTTTGGCCCGTCGGGCAAAAATGTCAAGGATGAGCTGGGTCCTGTCAATAACCTTCATCTCTACAAAGTCGGTGATGGACCGAATCTGGGAGGGGTTGAGCTCCCTGTCAAAGACCAGCATTGTGGCATGTTTTTGAAGGGCACGGATGACAAGGTCGGCAAGTTTTCCCCGTCCCACCACAAATTTAGGATCAATTTTTTTTCGTCGTTGAAGGGCCGTATCCAGCACCTTTATGTTCGAGGAGCGACAAAGTTCCTTGAGTTCGTCAAGGGAGGCCACGGCATCTTTCACCTGGTCGGTGAAGATGTTGATCAACAGGGCCTTTTCTTCGCCTGTTTCCACGGTGTAGCTTGCGTCCTGCCTGGCAAGCTCGTCTTCGATGGCCAGGATTCTTTCCAGGCAGCCAATGTTGAGATCGTCCTTTGAAAGGGGCGCCATGGGTGCACAGGGCTCATCTCCGTCTCCTGGAAGAATGTGGCTGGAATAAATGGTGATGGGCGGTGTCCGGTTTTGATCTGTCTTGCCAATACCCTTGGGGGTGAAAATTGAGACCGCGGCCATGAAGTCAAGGCGCAACAGTGCAAGATCGGTGAGGTCGTCCCGGGTGAGGTCCGTCTCATTCAGATGGGTATGGATGCACCTTAACCCCTTGAGACGGCCGGGAAGGGTTCTAAAGTCCGGGGTGTCAGGGATAACGATCCTGTGGGGTTCTCCGGCAATGACATGGACGGTTTTGCCGTTCCTTGCAATGAGAACACCGACCTGGCGGCGGATATCCGTTGATACGGCAATCAGGGCATCAAGCTGATCCCTGGAGATAAGGTCTTCCGGTGTTGTGTTGAACAGGTAGAGATTCTCAAGAGCCTTGATCTGGTGGGCGGAAAGGCCGGTGGTGGAACCAAAGATTTTTTTCATTCGTATCCCTGATAGGACTCTCTGGCAAGTTCCTCAAAACGGGTATAAGCACCGATGAATGCCATATGGGCCGTTCCAATGGAGCCGTTTCGGTTCTTGGCAATGATGATTTCAGCCTTGCCCCGGTTGGGGTTGTTTTCTTCTTTGTTGTACACCTCGTCCCGGTAGATAAAGGCGATGATGTCTGCATCCTGCTCCAGGGCGCCGGACTCACGAAGGTCGGACATGAGCGGTCGTTTTTCGGCCCGTTGTTCGAGCATTCGATTGAGCTGGGAAAGGGCGATCACTGGAATTTCAAGCTCCTTGGCCAGGGCCTTCAGGTTCCTTGAAATTTCAGCAATCTCAAGGTCCCTTCTGTCCGAGTGGAACGGGGCCTTCATGAGCTGGAGATAGTCAATGATCACAAGGCCGAGACCCTTTTCCATCTTGAGTCGCCGGCATTTGGCCCGGATCTCCAGGGACGAAATGTTGGGGGTGTCATCGATGAAGATGGGTACCTCGTTGAGGATGCCTGCGGCATCGGTGGCATTCTGCCAATCTTCCTGGCTGATGAATCCGGTCCTCAGGCGGTTGGAGTCTATCCTTGATTCAGAGGTCAACAGCCGCATGGACAGCTGATCCTTTGACATCTCAAGGGAAAACACGGCCACGGGCACCCGTTCTTCAACGGCTACGTTTCTGGCAATGTTCAGGGCAAAGGCGGTCTTGCCCATACTGGGTCGTGCCGCAAGGATGATGAGGTCGGATTTTTGAAGGCCGGAGGTCAGGGAATCAAGCCGTGAATACCCGGTGGATAGCCCTGAAAGTCCACCCGACGATCCCTGGCGTTCTTCCAGGGTGTCGATGTTCATGTCAATGAGCTGGCCAAGGGATGAAAACGCCTGGCCCCCCTTTGATTCGGAAATTTTAAACACCTGGTTTTCTGCAAAATCGATGATGTCCTCAAAATCGCCCCGGTCCTTGAGGCATCGCTCGATGATCGCCGATGCACTGGAGATCATGGCTCTGAGGGAGGATTTGCCTTTGATAATCTTTGCGTAGTGAACCGCATTGACGGCCATGGGAGCCGAATCGGCAATGGATGCAAGCAGTGCTGCACCGCCTGAAGATTCGAGTTCGTCCTTTTCCTTGAGGCGTGTGGCCACAGTGACAAGATCTGCGGGCTCATCCTTTGAAAATAGTTCGAGTATGGCGTTGAAGATTCGCTTGTGGGCCTTTTTATAGAAATCTTCAGGCTTTAAGAGGTCAATCACATCAAAAAGGTTTTCATTGTCAATGAGGACGGCGCTGAGCAACGCCTCTTCCGCGTCAATGTCGTGGGGAGGAACCTTGGTGAGCAGGGGGTCTTTGTGGGGCGTTTCTTTCATATCGGGAAAGGCATTACCTTTGTGGGTTTGGGATAATCCGCCATGGCGGCGGATTATCCCAAGCGTGGCAATTATGCTACTGGGTCTTTTCTTCGGGCACAACCTTGACGGTTATTTCAGGTTCAACATCCTTGTAAAGCCGGATGGGGACCTTGTACTCACCGGTTTCCCGGATGGGCTCGGGCAGAAGAATAGTCCGGCGTTCAAGGATGATGTTCTGGGCGTTAAGGGCATCCTTGATGTCATGGGAGGTGATGGATCCATAGAGCCTGAACTCCTCGTGGACCTTGGCTTTGATCGTGCACTCAACATTCTTGAGCCGTTCTGCCATCTCCTGGGCAAGTTTTCTCTCTTTTGCAATCTGAAGATCAAACTTGGCCTTTGCCTGCTGGATAATTTTGCGGTTTTGGGGGGTTGCCTCAATGGCCTTTCCCTGGGGGAAAAGGTAGTTGCGGGCATATCCGGGTGCCACATCCCACTCTGTACCGACAATGCCGAGCGTGTCGATTGTTTCTTTTAGTATTACTTTCATTTCAACCTCCGATAAAGGTTCAACCTGACGTCAGGTTGGAACTTATTTCTGATCTGTTTGAATTCGGGTCTGTTTTAGTTTTGCTCTTTTCCCTCACCCATTGCACCAAGTTTTCTAAAATCTATCCATGTGTCAAAAAAGCCAAGTCCCACAATCACAAATAAAAAAATTTGTTGAATGGCGATGATGCTGTAGATGAAAACCCTCAGCATTCCAGGAAAGCGTCGTTTTTCGAACACAAACGAGACAACGGCAATGCCCTGGAAAAAGTAGATGGGCATAATTACAAGAATACAGTTCAGACCCATGATCTTAAGGGCTGTCGTGGGTATTGGAACCAGCAACAGCAGAATAAAGAAGATGACCGGCCACACGAGTTTTTCCGGTGCTCTCCACCGGTTGAGTCCGTCCAGCTGGGAAACATGGAGTCCCTTTTTCAGCAGAATCTTTTTGATGAAAAGGGTGTTCACCCACACAACCATCATGATCATGACGGAAAAAAGAGCCGGCATGATCCGGGTCATGACATAGTGAATGGTATCCATGGATTTTGAGACAAGGTCGATGCTCTCCTGGGGAATCCCCATGCCTGAGTAGAGGCTTAGGGTCATCTTGAGGTTGGCACCCACATAGTCCGACACCAGCTGGAACATCCCCTGGTCTGTTGTAAGGGTGTAGAGGAAAAAAACGACAAGGCTGGTTCCCATTGAGGTAAGGCAGGTGTAAAACCCGGTTCGCTCAATTGAAACATGCATTTCGATAAATTCCCCAAGGAAAAAACCGGTAAGTAGCAGAGAGCCGAAAAAGAACACGTCCAGGGGCGATCCTCCTGTGACACCGGCGATAACAGCACAGACTATTGCCATTATCATGGCG
Coding sequences:
- the dnaA gene encoding chromosomal replication initiator protein DnaA, yielding MEQYWERVKSEMKHSLPDHSYRMWIQPMGYQASGSNEVTLSCPNSFSKKRIKENYLAGIEAQFTKLGLGQIKIDLMVETKGVKKKASKAATQPVNGGECETPLLSFPRRPSRPMQMALPGLNIRSDSGRMLKKGYTFDRFVVGDNSDFAYSAALSLAQTSSVNNGAIYLLSDTGLGKSHLSQAVGHHVISQGFSDKVYYVTAEDFTNEMVSSIKNNTINGFKEKYRRKCDVLILEDVHFLSGKDATQKELAMTLDYLMDAEKKIIFSGCYLPDDIPKMNEQLKSRLTLGMVTKIDPPNFKTRVKILKNKSKYDGFVIPNDVTEYLAQELCDNVRQLESGLMGVARKSALLGEKIDINLARGVLSTISRNKKNITVDVIKKLVCSEFSLSEKELVSTSRKQTVVKPRQMAIFLARKYTDQPLKTIGRSFNRYHATAIYSINAVEKKLKQQGGFTEQMNYLCRKIESGKAL
- a CDS encoding FAD-binding oxidoreductase; the encoded protein is MTDLDSLYKAIEKVTGKQRITREPEELVCHSFDATGRSVVPDIVVFPAATLEVSKILEIASSYKVCVTPRGSGSGMTGGTLPMGGGIVMAMGRMNRILEIDTENLIARVEPGVVTGDLHRAVEQRGLFYPPDPASASFCTIGGNIGECAGGPKAVKYGVTRDYVLGLEAVLPSGRIIHTGVKTAKGVAGYDLTRLIVGSEGTLAVVTAVTLRLIPLPEAVKTMAVVFDSIKKAAETVSGIIRESVVPRCVEFLDRASIDCVRKDVKLDLPGTVEAILIIEVDGSRETVEVDARKVEAYCHKQGASAVVVAGTPEEAAELWKARKALSPAMFKIAPNKINEDIVVPINRIPDMVAKIESIKKSSGLTVVSFGHAGDGNIHCNIMYDKRDKDQLKRAEAAVDALFDATLSLGGTITGEHGVGITKKPYLLKEVGPTEIEIMRGIKQVFDPGNLLNPGKIF
- the hflX gene encoding GTPase HflX, whose product is MKKIFGSTTGLSAHQIKALENLYLFNTTPEDLISRDQLDALIAVSTDIRRQVGVLIARNGKTVHVIAGEPHRIVIPDTPDFRTLPGRLKGLRCIHTHLNETDLTRDDLTDLALLRLDFMAAVSIFTPKGIGKTDQNRTPPITIYSSHILPGDGDEPCAPMAPLSKDDLNIGCLERILAIEDELARQDASYTVETGEEKALLINIFTDQVKDAVASLDELKELCRSSNIKVLDTALQRRKKIDPKFVVGRGKLADLVIRALQKHATMLVFDRELNPSQIRSITDFVEMKVIDRTQLILDIFARRAKSREGKLQVELAQMKYLLPRLATKNTAMSRLTGGIGGRGPGETKLEINRRRVRDRITRLSKDISKIRKQRSQQRSQRNRRGIPVISIVGYTNAGKSTLLNTLTKSEIIAENRLFATLDPSSRRLRFPKDLEVIITDTVGFIQDLPEELMEAFHATLEELEDADILLHVVDISNPRYEQQMGSVERILKELGLEKTPVLYVFNKQDKIALADFDNPWLLNQGSLVSATRPETLKPLVSRLESMIRQQTG
- the dnaB gene encoding replicative DNA helicase; the protein is MKETPHKDPLLTKVPPHDIDAEEALLSAVLIDNENLFDVIDLLKPEDFYKKAHKRIFNAILELFSKDEPADLVTVATRLKEKDELESSGGAALLASIADSAPMAVNAVHYAKIIKGKSSLRAMISSASAIIERCLKDRGDFEDIIDFAENQVFKISESKGGQAFSSLGQLIDMNIDTLEERQGSSGGLSGLSTGYSRLDSLTSGLQKSDLIILAARPSMGKTAFALNIARNVAVEERVPVAVFSLEMSKDQLSMRLLTSESRIDSNRLRTGFISQEDWQNATDAAGILNEVPIFIDDTPNISSLEIRAKCRRLKMEKGLGLVIIDYLQLMKAPFHSDRRDLEIAEISRNLKALAKELEIPVIALSQLNRMLEQRAEKRPLMSDLRESGALEQDADIIAFIYRDEVYNKEENNPNRGKAEIIIAKNRNGSIGTAHMAFIGAYTRFEELARESYQGYE
- the rplI gene encoding 50S ribosomal protein L9, with translation MKVILKETIDTLGIVGTEWDVAPGYARNYLFPQGKAIEATPQNRKIIQQAKAKFDLQIAKERKLAQEMAERLKNVECTIKAKVHEEFRLYGSITSHDIKDALNAQNIILERRTILLPEPIRETGEYKVPIRLYKDVEPEITVKVVPEEKTQ
- a CDS encoding YybS family protein, producing the protein MTRLRAIQPVVRDVMTGISICLVIFCTTIYLPLLGFFLALVLPMPITFYRLKLGRNLGAMIMAIVCAVIAGVTGGSPLDVFFFGSLLLTGFFLGEFIEMHVSIERTGFYTCLTSMGTSLVVFFLYTLTTDQGMFQLVSDYVGANLKMTLSLYSGMGIPQESIDLVSKSMDTIHYVMTRIMPALFSVMIMMVVWVNTLFIKKILLKKGLHVSQLDGLNRWRAPEKLVWPVIFFILLLLVPIPTTALKIMGLNCILVIMPIYFFQGIAVVSFVFEKRRFPGMLRVFIYSIIAIQQIFLFVIVGLGFFDTWIDFRKLGAMGEGKEQN